Proteins found in one Triticum urartu cultivar G1812 chromosome 4, Tu2.1, whole genome shotgun sequence genomic segment:
- the LOC125551903 gene encoding probable protein phosphatase 2C 21 isoform X2, protein MGDATTKCSAGEENDRIKYATSSMKGFRDEMEDALTAVLDLDGYSSTSFFGVYDGHGGADVALYCSRQFHIELTKEPDYGNNLRTALEHVYFRIDKKLKRSDEWKREPAHPPGSRTLKNLLRAALCEERYVPPQQEGTTACVALIRGNQIIVGNIGDSRCVLSRNGQANDLSTDHKPDLQQERERIERAGGQVTRDENPQRDFTGRLVSVDLGIHRIGGKLAISRAIGDFQFKQNKTLSPAEQIVTSSPDIHTVDITDDTEFLIIASDGIWDVKSSQEAVDFVRQRLQSGEIDLRAICERLLDSCLGRRRMSDNMSVIVVQFKAGARANPTATAEARADEIEVSIEVGQRSNGNEDDDGSVNGCIGCFGRLDMFEAGQD, encoded by the exons ATGGGTGATGCAACAACCAAGTGTTCTGCTGGAGAAGAGAATGACAGAATCAAGTATGCTACGTCATCTATGAAAGGATTTCGTGATGAAATGGAAGATGCC CTCACAGCTGTCCTAGATCTAGATGGTTACAGTTCCACATCATTCTTTGGTGTTTATGATGGCCATGGAG gAGCTGATGTAGCATTGTATTGTTCAAGGCAATTTCATATTGAGCTCACCAAGGAACCAGACTATGGCAACAATCTGCGTACCGCACTGGAGCATGTGTATTTCAG AATTGATAAGAAGTTGAAACGATCGGATGAATGGAAAAGGGAGCCAGCTCATCCTCCTGGTAGTAGAACTTTGAAAAACTTGCTCAGGGCTGCTCTTTGTGAG gaACGTTATGTTCCCCCCCAACAGGAAGGAACCACGGCATGTGTGGCTCTCATTAGAGGTAACCAGATTATTGTTGGAAATATTGGTGATTCCCGTTGTGTACTCTCAAGGAATGGTCAG GCAAATGATCTATCCACCGATCACAAGCCAGACCTCCAACAGGAAAGGGAGAGAATTGAAAGGGCAGGAGGGCAAGTAACCAGGGATGAGAACCCCCAGAGAGATTTCACAGGACGACTAGTTAGTGTGGACTTGGGCATCCATCGCATCGGGGGGAAATTAGCCATATCCAGAGCGATTG GTGATTTTCAATTCAAGCAGAACAAAACTTTGTCTCCTGCAGAACAAATTGTGACAAGTAGTCCGGACATTCACACT GTGGACATAACTGATGATACTGAATTTCTTATTATAGCAAGTGATGGTATCTG GGATGTCAAGTCAAGTCAAGAGGCGGTTGATTTTGTAAGGCAGCGTTTGCAATCC GGGGAGATAGATCTGCGTGCCATTTGTGAGAGACTTCTTGATTCATGCCTGGGCCGCCGGAGAATGAGTGACAATATGAGCGTGATAGTGGTTCAGTTCAAGGCGGGCGCCCGCGCCAACCCCACTGCTACTGCTGAAGCCAGGGCTGACGAAATCGAGGTCAGCATCGAAGTGGGGCAGCGCAGCAACGGAAATGAGGACGACGACGGCTCTGTCAACGGCTGCATAGGATGCTTCGGCCGCTTGGATATGTTTGAGGCCGGCCAGGACTGA
- the LOC125551903 gene encoding probable protein phosphatase 2C 21 isoform X1 gives MVFILKSFRKANPAMGDATTKCSAGEENDRIKYATSSMKGFRDEMEDALTAVLDLDGYSSTSFFGVYDGHGGADVALYCSRQFHIELTKEPDYGNNLRTALEHVYFRIDKKLKRSDEWKREPAHPPGSRTLKNLLRAALCEERYVPPQQEGTTACVALIRGNQIIVGNIGDSRCVLSRNGQANDLSTDHKPDLQQERERIERAGGQVTRDENPQRDFTGRLVSVDLGIHRIGGKLAISRAIGDFQFKQNKTLSPAEQIVTSSPDIHTVDITDDTEFLIIASDGIWDVKSSQEAVDFVRQRLQSGEIDLRAICERLLDSCLGRRRMSDNMSVIVVQFKAGARANPTATAEARADEIEVSIEVGQRSNGNEDDDGSVNGCIGCFGRLDMFEAGQD, from the exons ATGGTGTTTATACTGAAATCTTTCAGGAAAGCAAACCCAGCAATGGGTGATGCAACAACCAAGTGTTCTGCTGGAGAAGAGAATGACAGAATCAAGTATGCTACGTCATCTATGAAAGGATTTCGTGATGAAATGGAAGATGCC CTCACAGCTGTCCTAGATCTAGATGGTTACAGTTCCACATCATTCTTTGGTGTTTATGATGGCCATGGAG gAGCTGATGTAGCATTGTATTGTTCAAGGCAATTTCATATTGAGCTCACCAAGGAACCAGACTATGGCAACAATCTGCGTACCGCACTGGAGCATGTGTATTTCAG AATTGATAAGAAGTTGAAACGATCGGATGAATGGAAAAGGGAGCCAGCTCATCCTCCTGGTAGTAGAACTTTGAAAAACTTGCTCAGGGCTGCTCTTTGTGAG gaACGTTATGTTCCCCCCCAACAGGAAGGAACCACGGCATGTGTGGCTCTCATTAGAGGTAACCAGATTATTGTTGGAAATATTGGTGATTCCCGTTGTGTACTCTCAAGGAATGGTCAG GCAAATGATCTATCCACCGATCACAAGCCAGACCTCCAACAGGAAAGGGAGAGAATTGAAAGGGCAGGAGGGCAAGTAACCAGGGATGAGAACCCCCAGAGAGATTTCACAGGACGACTAGTTAGTGTGGACTTGGGCATCCATCGCATCGGGGGGAAATTAGCCATATCCAGAGCGATTG GTGATTTTCAATTCAAGCAGAACAAAACTTTGTCTCCTGCAGAACAAATTGTGACAAGTAGTCCGGACATTCACACT GTGGACATAACTGATGATACTGAATTTCTTATTATAGCAAGTGATGGTATCTG GGATGTCAAGTCAAGTCAAGAGGCGGTTGATTTTGTAAGGCAGCGTTTGCAATCC GGGGAGATAGATCTGCGTGCCATTTGTGAGAGACTTCTTGATTCATGCCTGGGCCGCCGGAGAATGAGTGACAATATGAGCGTGATAGTGGTTCAGTTCAAGGCGGGCGCCCGCGCCAACCCCACTGCTACTGCTGAAGCCAGGGCTGACGAAATCGAGGTCAGCATCGAAGTGGGGCAGCGCAGCAACGGAAATGAGGACGACGACGGCTCTGTCAACGGCTGCATAGGATGCTTCGGCCGCTTGGATATGTTTGAGGCCGGCCAGGACTGA
- the LOC125551906 gene encoding uncharacterized protein LOC125551906 codes for MLDIQKRRVQLLLFVAGVLALSMTAEKCRELVGKEAASKSGQFTFMNCFDMGSGSLACAGKEGVKLYVNNLRSAHIETVRQRALEKALADALTEGLSPAEAAKQAQKIGAKATKVAARQAKRILGPIISCGWDFFEAMYFGGSMTEGFLRGMGTLFGTYAGGFHGEERLGKLGYLVGSQLGSWGGGRIGLMVYDVINGLNYMLEFVRPEEYRSSSYAAEEGSEYADNYRSSSYVSEEGSEYADNYRSREGYEPTYSETPEEAQAEEDSGGFSLF; via the exons ATGCTCGACATCCAGAAGCGGCGCGTCCAGCTTCTGCTCTTCGTCGCCGGCGTGCTCGCCCTCAGCATGACAG CTGAGAAGTGCAGGGAACTTGTCGGAAAGGAGGCTGCATCAAAGAGTGGGCAGTTCACATTCATGAACTGTTTCGATATGGGGTCGGGCAGCCTTGCATGCGCAGGGAAGGAGGGGGTGAAGCTGTATGTGAACAACCTGCGAAGCGCACACATAGAAACCGTGCGGCAGCGAGCCCTTGAGAAAGCGTTGGCTGATGCTTTGACAGAAGGCCTGAGTCCTGCTGAGGCAGCCAAGCAAGCTCAGAAGATCGGGGCAAAAGCGACGAAGGTGGCCGCTCGTCAAGCGAAGAGGATATTGGGGCCGATAATTTCCTGTGGCTGGGACTTCTTCGAGGCAATGTACTTTGGCGGAAGCATGACAGAAGGTTTCCTCCGGGGCATGGGCACCTTATTCGGAACCTATGCGGGTGGTTTCCATGGCGAGGAGAGGCTGGGAAAGCTTGGCTATCTCGTTGGAAGCCAGCTAGGCAGCTGGGGTGGGGGAAGAATCGGACTGATGGTCTATGATGTCATCAACGGGTTGAACTACATGCTTGAGTTTGTCCGTCCAGAGGAGTATCGATCATCATCTTACGCAGCAGAAGAGGGCTCAGAGTATGCAGATAACTACAGAAGTTCGTCTTACGTATCAGAAGAGGGCTCAGAGTATGCAGATAACTACAGAAGTCGCGAAGGATATGAGCCAACATACAGTGA